The Elusimicrobiota bacterium genome has a window encoding:
- the ispH gene encoding 4-hydroxy-3-methylbut-2-enyl diphosphate reductase — protein sequence MKVILVRPRGFCAGVVRAIDIVDIALKKYPHPIYVRKEIVHNRAVVENFKRRGVIFIDNLQEAPEGSLVIFSAHGVPPAVREEARQRHVEVIDATCPLVTKVHLEVHKYARDGYSIILIGHKEHDEVIGTTGEAPDNIQVVSNVQEVSRLKVLDPAKVICLTQTTLSVDETRNISAAIKKRFPEMLSPAKDDVCYATQNRQDAVKELISAGIDLLLVVGSRNSSNSIRLCEVARAQGVESHLIDNASEIKPEWLAAVDKVGLTAGASAPEYLVEEVEAYLKQRGASIEELEVIKEDVSFALPRELLSLTTPL from the coding sequence ATGAAAGTTATTCTGGTCCGTCCCAGGGGATTCTGCGCCGGCGTGGTCCGGGCAATCGATATTGTTGATATTGCCTTGAAGAAATACCCGCACCCGATTTATGTGCGCAAGGAAATCGTGCATAACCGGGCGGTGGTGGAAAATTTCAAACGCCGGGGTGTGATCTTTATCGACAACCTGCAGGAAGCCCCGGAGGGCAGCCTGGTCATTTTCAGCGCTCATGGTGTTCCTCCGGCGGTCCGGGAAGAGGCACGACAGCGGCATGTCGAAGTGATCGATGCCACCTGCCCTCTGGTCACCAAGGTCCACCTCGAAGTCCACAAATACGCCCGCGACGGGTATTCCATCATTCTCATCGGTCACAAAGAGCACGATGAAGTCATCGGAACCACGGGGGAAGCTCCTGACAACATTCAAGTGGTCAGTAATGTCCAGGAAGTGTCCCGCCTGAAGGTTCTGGATCCGGCGAAAGTCATCTGTCTGACGCAAACGACGCTGAGCGTGGATGAAACCCGGAATATCTCCGCGGCGATCAAAAAACGTTTTCCCGAAATGCTTTCACCTGCCAAAGACGATGTCTGTTATGCTACCCAGAACCGCCAGGACGCGGTGAAAGAACTCATTTCTGCCGGGATTGATCTCTTGCTCGTGGTCGGATCCCGCAACAGCTCCAACTCCATCCGTCTTTGTGAAGTGGCGCGCGCCCAGGGGGTTGAATCCCATCTGATTGACAACGCGTCGGAGATTAAGCCGGAGTGGCTCGCGGCCGTCGATAAGGTCGGCCTGACCGCCGGAGCTTCCGCACCGGAATATCTGGTGGAAGAAGTGGAAGCCTATCTGAAACAGCGTGGGGCTTCCATCGAAGAGCTGGAAGTGATCAAAGAGGACGTCAGTTTCGCCCTGCCCCGGGAACTTCTTTCCTTAACTACGCCCCTTTAG
- a CDS encoding response regulator produces MPIFNLSNYTFSYYAIPNFVVGCFILGLGLYTLLRERFSLVAIIFFLDTLSVGGWPLSQAGAYLSNNPTTALFWSRSILISATFIPVCNYWFALMEVRQYRRYRFRAWAAICIAFLFAWAFGQTDYLVTGAYHYFWGYYAKLRPLSLVFLLLFGILLTEAVRLYWVGYQQAFNDKQRQRLKVLGIAYAIAYAGAVDFIGGFGFSLYPFGYLFALIYAVIVAHMIRRYRLIDVTPSFAVHQIIATMAEALLIIDRDGIVRVANPSAAILFSQLQESLIGRPFQQISPCLFSLGELESLIQQDSLRDREMAFLSPDGQQRYLSGSASVVLDKFRQPAAFVILAKDITERKRNEIELERAKKSAEEARVAAEEANRAKSTFLATMSHEIRTPMNAIIGMTGLLLDSPQPPEQREFTQIVKNSGDALLDIINDILDFSKIEAGKLAFETLDFDLHQPVENVGELLAAKTQEKKLELATFIHPNVPTALKGDPGRLRQILINLMSNAIKFTERGEVVLRVKKESETDQDVTLRFLVTDTGIGISPEAQKRLFQSFSQADSSTTRKYGGTGLGLAICKRLAEMMGGQVGLESTPGKGSTFWFTAVFQKQTQPVATPKPFLPDILKGKRVLIVDDNKTNRKIMQEQLTPWGMITAEAAGGRDALQILRQAAAAQAPLAIVLLDMHMPEMDGLELAQAIQADPTLAQTHLVMMSSMGQRPPEASRIERWLTKPIKQMDLLKNLAAVLSHAPAEAVSESAPAFSAYSSRQKKQARLLVAEDNTSNQQVAVNILKKMGHKADAVANGQEALEALSRIAYDLVLMDCQMPEMDGFQATAEIRAREGVERHTPIIALTANVMQGDREKCLYAGMDDYLPKPLDLNQLAAVLERWLPVKILLAEDDLSNQKVSQHLLEKMGFITDIVANGWQALEAFQHNAYDLVLMDCQMPEMDGFEATRQIRRKEGPGRHTPIIALTASILESDKQECLSAGMDDCLSKPIDEDNLRKAFAPWLSQKAPARSLPPVTTEGTPSDTLSEVTSPLNMKHLYDFTRGNKTIIEKALKLYVQETTARLERMAKAIREGAADQVKAEAHGCLGSSLTYGANGLIEPLRKLEQMGKDKQLDGAMALCEQVQKGFKEIQQFLDTDFLTKGA; encoded by the coding sequence ATGCCTATTTTCAATCTATCCAATTACACCTTCTCCTATTACGCCATTCCCAATTTTGTTGTGGGATGTTTCATTCTGGGTCTCGGACTCTATACGCTGCTGCGGGAACGCTTCTCCCTGGTGGCCATCATTTTCTTTCTGGACACCCTAAGCGTCGGCGGCTGGCCGCTCTCCCAAGCGGGAGCCTATTTATCCAACAATCCAACGACCGCCTTGTTTTGGAGTCGCTCAATCCTAATCTCCGCGACGTTTATCCCGGTTTGCAACTACTGGTTTGCACTGATGGAGGTTCGACAATATCGCCGCTACCGTTTTCGGGCATGGGCCGCCATTTGTATTGCTTTTCTATTCGCCTGGGCCTTCGGCCAGACGGACTATTTGGTCACGGGTGCTTATCATTATTTCTGGGGCTACTACGCGAAGCTCAGGCCCCTGTCATTGGTTTTCCTCCTCCTTTTCGGCATCTTGCTTACGGAGGCTGTTCGGCTTTACTGGGTTGGGTATCAACAAGCGTTTAACGACAAACAACGACAACGACTGAAAGTGTTAGGGATCGCTTATGCGATCGCGTACGCTGGAGCGGTTGACTTTATAGGCGGCTTTGGGTTTTCTCTTTATCCCTTCGGATATCTTTTTGCTCTCATCTATGCGGTGATCGTCGCGCACATGATTCGCCGTTATCGACTTATTGACGTCACGCCGTCCTTTGCCGTCCACCAAATCATCGCGACCATGGCGGAGGCGCTGCTCATCATCGACCGCGATGGGATTGTCCGGGTCGCCAATCCCTCGGCCGCCATCCTTTTCAGCCAGCTCCAGGAGTCTCTTATCGGGCGTCCCTTTCAGCAGATCAGCCCGTGTCTTTTCTCCCTTGGCGAGTTGGAGTCTCTGATCCAGCAGGATTCGTTGCGCGACCGCGAAATGGCCTTTCTTTCTCCGGATGGCCAACAGCGCTATTTGAGCGGCTCAGCCTCCGTGGTGCTCGACAAGTTCCGGCAACCCGCGGCATTCGTTATCCTGGCGAAAGATATCACTGAGCGCAAACGCAACGAGATCGAGCTTGAAAGAGCTAAAAAATCTGCGGAAGAGGCTCGGGTCGCCGCGGAGGAAGCTAACCGCGCTAAAAGCACCTTTCTGGCCACCATGAGCCACGAAATCCGAACCCCGATGAACGCCATTATCGGCATGACGGGACTGCTCCTGGACTCGCCCCAGCCGCCGGAGCAACGGGAATTCACTCAAATTGTAAAGAATTCCGGCGACGCTTTGCTCGACATCATCAACGACATTCTTGATTTCTCCAAAATTGAAGCCGGCAAACTCGCGTTTGAAACACTGGACTTCGATCTGCACCAACCGGTCGAAAACGTCGGGGAACTTTTGGCCGCCAAAACCCAGGAAAAAAAGCTTGAGCTGGCAACCTTCATCCATCCGAATGTTCCGACCGCTTTGAAGGGGGACCCCGGACGGCTGCGGCAAATCCTGATCAATTTGATGAGCAATGCCATCAAATTTACTGAGAGAGGCGAGGTGGTGCTGCGGGTTAAAAAGGAAAGCGAAACCGATCAGGACGTGACCCTTCGTTTTCTCGTCACCGATACGGGTATCGGCATCTCGCCGGAAGCGCAAAAACGTCTGTTCCAATCGTTCTCACAGGCGGACAGCTCCACAACACGCAAATATGGCGGCACCGGACTGGGTCTGGCCATCTGCAAACGCCTGGCCGAAATGATGGGCGGCCAGGTGGGCTTGGAAAGCACGCCGGGGAAAGGATCGACTTTCTGGTTCACCGCGGTCTTTCAAAAGCAAACCCAGCCGGTCGCAACGCCTAAACCGTTCTTGCCGGATATTTTAAAAGGCAAACGGGTCCTCATTGTCGACGATAACAAAACCAACCGCAAAATCATGCAGGAACAGCTCACCCCCTGGGGGATGATAACCGCCGAGGCCGCCGGCGGCAGGGATGCCTTGCAAATCCTGCGGCAGGCCGCGGCCGCGCAAGCTCCCCTGGCCATCGTTCTTCTGGATATGCACATGCCCGAGATGGATGGCCTGGAGTTGGCCCAAGCCATTCAAGCGGATCCAACCCTGGCCCAGACGCATCTGGTCATGATGTCCTCGATGGGCCAACGGCCTCCCGAAGCCAGTCGGATTGAGCGCTGGTTGACCAAACCCATCAAACAGATGGATCTGTTAAAAAATCTGGCAGCGGTGCTAAGCCATGCACCCGCAGAAGCCGTGTCCGAATCCGCCCCGGCTTTTTCCGCCTATAGCTCCCGTCAGAAAAAACAGGCCCGGCTGCTGGTGGCTGAAGACAACACTTCCAATCAGCAGGTCGCCGTCAATATTCTTAAAAAGATGGGACACAAGGCGGATGCCGTGGCCAATGGCCAGGAAGCGCTGGAAGCCCTTTCCCGAATCGCCTACGACCTGGTCCTGATGGACTGCCAGATGCCCGAAATGGATGGTTTTCAGGCCACCGCGGAAATCCGGGCCCGCGAAGGCGTTGAGCGTCACACGCCGATCATCGCCCTGACCGCCAACGTCATGCAGGGTGACCGCGAAAAATGCCTTTATGCCGGCATGGACGATTACCTGCCCAAACCCCTGGACCTCAACCAGCTGGCGGCGGTCCTGGAGCGATGGCTGCCGGTCAAAATCCTGCTGGCTGAAGACGACCTGTCCAACCAGAAAGTATCCCAACACTTGCTGGAGAAGATGGGATTTATAACCGATATCGTTGCCAACGGCTGGCAGGCGCTGGAAGCCTTTCAACACAACGCGTATGATCTGGTGCTCATGGATTGTCAGATGCCCGAAATGGATGGCTTTGAAGCCACCCGGCAGATCCGCCGGAAAGAGGGGCCGGGGCGGCACACGCCGATCATCGCCTTGACCGCCAGCATCCTCGAGAGCGACAAACAGGAGTGCCTGTCGGCCGGGATGGACGACTGTCTATCGAAACCCATCGATGAAGACAACTTAAGAAAAGCATTCGCGCCATGGTTGTCCCAAAAAGCCCCCGCGCGTTCCCTCCCGCCCGTAACAACAGAGGGGACCCCATCCGACACGCTTTCCGAGGTTACCTCCCCCCTCAACATGAAACACCTCTACGACTTCACCCGCGGAAATAAGACCATCATCGAGAAGGCTCTAAAACTTTACGTACAGGAAACCACGGCCCGATTGGAGCGCATGGCGAAGGCCATTCGAGAAGGCGCGGCGGACCAGGTCAAAGCCGAAGCCCATGGTTGCCTGGGATCAAGCCTCACGTACGGCGCGAACGGTTTAATTGAACCCCTGCGGAAGCTGGAGCAGATGGGCAAAGACAAACAGTTGGACGGCGCGATGGCGCTCTGCGAACAGGTTCAGAAAGGGTTCAAGGAAATCCAACAGTTTCTGGATACTGATTTTCTTACAAAAGGGGCATGA
- a CDS encoding carboxypeptidase-like regulatory domain-containing protein, giving the protein MFRRFYRSLLTGFCGVWWAAAPLAAAENRADLVAHDYAEERVVDLQIVKKVTGQKRILFIKTPRYTEYLEGFVRGMVVDYSDNPVEGVLVRVGDPGEENAMFDPTVTNFNGIYRIRFSIPFDKKNRVNIRNKLVYAPDWEQKRDSLGNSYEPLEKETPFHLSYDRSSKTLSFSEGLRKSFVSPVQHADSGSKKEQPGAKRPKKAEEKKDAGGGDDFFKAFGGGF; this is encoded by the coding sequence ATGTTCCGACGATTTTATCGATCCCTTCTAACAGGGTTTTGCGGAGTCTGGTGGGCGGCTGCGCCTTTAGCGGCGGCCGAGAACCGGGCGGACCTCGTGGCACACGATTATGCGGAAGAACGCGTGGTCGACCTTCAGATTGTGAAAAAAGTGACCGGACAAAAGAGGATTTTATTTATCAAGACGCCCCGGTATACGGAGTACCTGGAAGGTTTTGTCCGGGGGATGGTGGTGGATTACAGCGACAATCCGGTCGAAGGGGTCCTCGTGCGGGTGGGGGATCCCGGCGAAGAAAATGCCATGTTTGACCCCACCGTGACCAATTTTAACGGCATTTATCGTATTCGTTTTTCCATCCCGTTCGACAAGAAAAACCGCGTCAATATCCGGAATAAGCTGGTCTACGCTCCCGATTGGGAACAAAAACGGGACAGTTTGGGCAATTCGTATGAGCCATTGGAAAAGGAAACCCCGTTTCATCTGTCGTATGACCGCTCGTCAAAGACGCTGTCTTTCTCGGAAGGCCTGCGCAAAAGTTTCGTGAGTCCTGTTCAACATGCGGACAGCGGGTCCAAAAAAGAACAGCCCGGGGCCAAGAGACCTAAGAAGGCGGAAGAGAAAAAGGACGCGGGCGGCGGAGACGATTTCTTTAAGGCTTTCGGCGGCGGCTTCTGA
- a CDS encoding serine hydrolase translates to MSEMEHKRQKTLIVKKSIVYSTLIGMGLLMPLAGDALRPENPAAAAPKGAAITINPDDWQSLADTVRRQARRFPGAYGYVIKDMHTGQVVEANSDRVFPSASLIKLPILCAAFQAVQEGRLSLNTPVVLRRSDRRGGSGILKFSPSGSIFTNRELLENMIIHSDNIAAELVVRQLGIDYLQRTFAHLGLLDTEIHPEGFRLTPWPVAEDNRTSPRDMAYLLEKIYQRRLVSAEASDQMLDILKHQKLRDRLPRFLPTGWEIAHKTGLLRKACHDVGIVFSPRGDYMICVLTANDRTYKTAKRFIASMGRITYGYYQGGSRRPIIQGRRPTPSDASTAS, encoded by the coding sequence ATGAGTGAGATGGAACATAAGCGCCAAAAAACGTTAATTGTTAAGAAATCCATCGTTTACAGCACGCTGATCGGCATGGGGTTGCTGATGCCGTTGGCCGGCGATGCGTTACGGCCGGAAAATCCGGCGGCCGCCGCTCCCAAGGGCGCTGCCATTACGATCAATCCGGATGATTGGCAGTCGCTGGCGGATACGGTTCGCCGGCAAGCCCGCCGGTTTCCCGGTGCTTATGGGTATGTCATCAAAGATATGCACACCGGGCAGGTGGTGGAAGCCAATTCGGACCGGGTCTTTCCCAGCGCCAGCCTCATTAAACTCCCAATTCTGTGTGCTGCATTTCAGGCGGTTCAGGAAGGACGGCTTTCCCTGAATACGCCCGTGGTGCTTCGCCGATCGGACCGGCGCGGCGGTTCAGGAATTCTCAAATTCTCGCCTTCCGGCTCCATCTTCACGAATCGTGAACTGCTGGAGAACATGATCATTCATAGCGACAACATCGCGGCCGAACTCGTCGTGCGCCAGCTGGGCATCGACTATCTGCAGCGCACGTTTGCGCATCTGGGGCTCTTGGATACGGAAATTCACCCGGAAGGATTCCGTCTGACGCCGTGGCCTGTGGCCGAGGACAACCGGACGAGCCCGCGGGACATGGCGTATCTGCTTGAGAAAATTTACCAGCGCAGGCTGGTCAGCGCGGAAGCCAGTGATCAGATGCTCGACATTCTCAAGCATCAAAAACTCCGGGACCGGCTGCCCCGCTTCCTGCCGACCGGCTGGGAGATTGCCCATAAGACAGGGCTGCTCCGGAAGGCCTGCCATGACGTCGGCATTGTTTTTTCGCCGCGGGGCGATTATATGATCTGTGTTTTAACAGCCAATGACCGGACGTATAAAACGGCCAAACGCTTCATCGCCTCCATGGGACGCATTACCTACGGTTATTACCAGGGAGGCTCCCGTCGCCCAATCATCCAGGGACGACGTCCAACCCCCAGCGATGCCTCGACCGCTTCTTAA